The following proteins come from a genomic window of Bactrocera tryoni isolate S06 chromosome 1, CSIRO_BtryS06_freeze2, whole genome shotgun sequence:
- the LOC120766974 gene encoding uncharacterized protein LOC120766974: MFLQTGGGGKGIRPNQQHQQQQQQHHHQSHHQSHHQSHHPHAPQPQQPQPQQQQQQQPPSVHHGHQAPQQTHSHHPHHQSHQHSHQQHQQHQQQSQQQQQQQQQQQQQQPHHHPQLAYYPYQLSQPQPPPPPAQHPQAPNNATVTASQMAPSPPTQSNTAGGASSGSATQSHSMVGGGGAGSISVGGGSVNAGNSASATNIARQHAAAIAAAAAAANNGANMQHYATGTALMQPPATSTAFMTSNYLQQYQQQTAAVIAAAAAAAQYNNNAAVAAAAAANNHGGPGANTQAATTLYQQQQQQHHQALHHPQTALHTHYYHTGAGAAPTPPPHLHPHHHPQQHQLRGVLTAPPHQRQPQTAYLLPANAIFALPPGPLTAAPRTSLLAAGAHQQAGNAGGGMPVTPLLQSGARGAAGGPTAYITSPFCQPPLPMGAAGLTQPQPLLATPSAMTQQALQTYGHLAGAAVSNSSSTTSLTAGGGGLVAGSTVGSAVGGSGIGTGGTETVKPRKHAIPIIHPITHENILDPKPQKKSTAVEAKPPPIDIAAGTQETAASGSDKSITVSIVKTPTVTAIVMTKDPHNDGGATTAAVSVAVQSSTSKEKIDQQMQTDAVRDRDHSTGRRVSAYDASAADTSPATSQISGDEDTDNYVYGDLKAARGNDSNADSNETALYLNEDERQLDSCAEQTGMHTTTIIHSVTGDDGEDSNYDDESTSLMLDIAENELENSELIDVYDEAQDIQQQHFTDNDIESRYALDRQEESDISAVTSATTLSGGEEDNNKSHFSFQSEQTSTMTVTVYPVQSGQRSEYAELQTADNDNLRSNTDTEFIPASMAKLQLKTSKSNTATTTGITSTPTMAGPTSAAGKSTTQKHSPNTSGASSSATSTPTHHSYTQPQQTQRQQYQKQQHTQQQQQPQRKTGTNTCTVANVQAGVGGGAGGSNSPSITQSNATVKVFQKKGRKASKREKKLNKQCEVNSQRANAATLSSSSNSSSSNNNNNNSISNNSDGGGTGTGGVGFGGSSSSSSNNKSILNNANNNFNNNLATKNMTTTTATSTTTTQIPTDIINANSSSDNGNLRETTTSNLQQQQHSHQHALQQCSGSVTKSGSLTRDTPTPTNTKSDSLTDLHQVAERASPAPTTQQQPTKQQVAALLEAPGQQLQFLNSSSSACEDEEEMSTRLQMQLEQDAAGAANNVQDIRFGDFAEEKDPQSPASPTTNVAQQQQQQTQQSQPAEASSTQKDMPQAKTVSSKDTVDCMLNASTTTLLKQNSVQNTRVALKALNANKTNINTPASAPVSVVSPPKPLRYTIDELKALSKSSEARKPPMVSCQRGDCISQLFVSRQQHHHLTHHAHNMSSLALHQHLQQQQYQHMNFNESLELVSGKRGRSGQAKKHHDHQSGGGAMSGVLSVAAAGVSGAMVVGGLGGVMSAQQQRKVDFIRVQLSLKEEIKLSECENAWQPETLRSKSNNVSPSGANDDIDAVLKKVRGVLNKLTPDNFDVLLKSMTCITMNTQEKMQQVMLLIFEKTVSEPNFAPTYAKFCKVLFQSKTESKSLFSSLLINRIQHEFETNVNNADAKKLKLQPLVDKLEICEDSKERLELQAELEDQEYQFRRRAWGTVRFIGEMFKQQSLTNDRVFMCIESLLEHGSEEKLEYMCKLLTTVGHLLESADNANNARMDKIFRRIQDIINKSRSNKSGAVSSHFKISSRVRFMMQDVMDLRARTWDHQLSQTQQQQMSQQQQQQQQQNTQKRTAIGAKQDDKMQSGIGGGGGGGNMYDKSNRLGNYGGSSSIGGNMGGGSGNQGNRHYFQKSQKSQQFMQQHEQQKLNIDPNKLKFTSDEVTQSTPKLGNSINYQWRSSGRQTASSGSSNTPATLLSLSTTNASNGSGFKRQTATLSGANATTMSPMANNPFQALDRPEKMYEQSASEASSPQEPKDIQYALENLDLQDLSKNECQKLLNRLIEELLDASSSRSSNASNSWQQEAVNEWCQLNRRQQKSLLNYIFTDYLHLTTVKRAQRKACAAIFVHLMRTKVCEPQLFNVVYKELADELPDLQVDVPNLWTYVFEFIGPLLHEQLLHFTDIWLPQWSADEHFTKRFLHALITYFTTEFGATYTRELWNKVFKLDHGQQFMSDNAQWREFINTHGFQYIHDRTYKPPQQPATSTSTHPAAIVEQVMRIEYLLNAVNGCDLAIDYINTNVHINTHFIRSLTKFLCCDYATVMPTSTSELSSSTSRLRQLDTELFRHKCIPLLRRCLDGLETHELACLDAIVDALQQNYDAPTANQLICSVFDLIYDSEVIPKESFDKWYRAEQQSAAKEANVSNSNALYSAAVAGLATAASKASNNGGARLNEELHAYMEKLL; encoded by the exons ATGTTCCTTCAAACGGGAGGGGGTGGGAAGGGAATACGCCCAAATCAAcagcatcagcagcagcagcaacaacatcaccACCAGTCGCATCATCAATCGCACCACCAGTCGCACCATCCACACGCGCCACAACCGCAGCAGCCGCAaccacaacagcagcaacaacaacaaccgccgTCCGTACATCACGGTCATCAAGCGCCCCAGCAAACGCATTCCCACCACCCTCACCATCAGTCACATCAGCATTCCCATCAACAGCAtcagcaacatcaacaacagtcgcagcagcagcaacaacagcaacagcagcagcagcaacagcaaccacATCATCATCCGCAGTTAGCCTACTATCCGTATCAGTTAAGTCAACCACAGCCGCCACCACCCCCCGCCCAACATCCGCAAGCGCCCAATAATGCAACAGTCACGGCATCACAAATGGCCCCGTCACCACCCACACAGTCCAATACAGCTGGCGGTGCGTCGTCTGGGTCCGCAACTCAATCACACAGTATGGTGGGGGGCGGTGGTGCAGGTAGTATATCCGTCGGCGGCGGAAGTGTCAACGCTGGCAATAGTGCCAGCGCCACAAATATCGCCCGCCAACATGCGGCGGCTATCGCAGCGGCAGCTGCTGCCGCCAACAATGGCGCCAATATGCAACATTACGCGACTGGGACGGCGCTCATGCAACCGCCGGCGACGAGTACGGCATTCATGACCTCCAATTACTTGCAACAGTATCAGCAACAGACGGCGGCAGTAATCGCCGCTGCTGCAGCGGCTGCACAGTACAACAATAATGCCGCGGTAGCAGCAGCTGCAGCTGCAAATAATCATGGCGGACCAGGCGCCAATACACAAGCTGCTACCACGCtgtaccaacaacaacagcagcaacatcatCAAGCGCTTCATCATCCACAGACAGCGCTGCATACACACTACTATCATACGGGCGCTGGCGCTGCACCAACGCCGCCACCACATCTACACCCACACCACCATCCACAACAACATCAGTTGCGTGGCGTACTAACAGCGCCACCACATCAACGACAGCCACAAACCGCATACTTGTTGCCagcaaatgcgatattcgccttgCCGCCGGGTCCACTAACGGCTGCGCCGCGTACGTCACTGCTTGCCGCCGGCGCACATCAACAGGCAGGCAATGCTGGCGGTGGGATGCCGGTCACTCCGCTGTTGCAATCTGGTGCACGTGGTGCAGCTGGCGGTCCAACCGCGTACATTACTTCACCATTTTGTCAACCGCCACTTCCGATGGGCGCAGCTGGGCTGACGCAACCCCAACCTTTGCTGGCGACACCGTCAGCCATGACACAGCAAGCATTACAAACCTATGGACATTTAGCCGGCGCGGCTGTTTCTAACTCATCGTCGACGACATCTCTGACTGCTGGCGGCGGCGGCCTCGTTGCTGGCAGTACAGTTGGCAGCGCGGTCGGCGGTAGTGGCATTGGGACTGGTGGCACAGAAACAGTCAAACCACGTAAACACGCTATACCCATAATACACCCTATCACACATGAGAATATATTGGACCCGAAGCCACAGAAAAAAAGTACTGCGGTAGAAGCCAAGCCGCCGCCCATTGACATAGCGGCCGGTACACAGGAGACCGCAGCCAGCGGCAGTGACAAGTCGATTACTGTTTCCATCGTAAAGACGCCAACAGTGACAGCCATTGTTATGACGAAGGATCCGCACAACGATGGCGGCGCCACTACAGCAGCGGTGAGTGTTGCGGTGCAAAGCTCTACGTCAAAGGAGAAGATCGATCAGCAAATGCAAACAGACGCGGTGCGTGATCGTGATCATAGCACAGGCAGACGTGTGAGCGCATACGATGCGTCTGCGGCCGACACCTCTCCGGCCACTTCCCAAATTTCCGGTGATGAGGATACTGACAATTATGTTTATGGCGACTTGAAGGCCGCTCGTGGCAACGATTCCAACGCCGATTCAAATGAGACAGCCTTGTATTTGAATGAGGACGAACGCCAGCTTGATTCGTGTGCAGAACAAACGGGAATGCACACTACAACTATTATACACAGCGTGACCGGCGACGACGGTGAAGACAGCAATTACGATGATG agtCTACATCGCTGATGTTGGACATTGCAGAAAACGAGCTAGAAAATTCGGAATTAATAGATGTCTACGATGAGGCGCAAGACATACAACAGCAACATTTTACAGACAATGATATTGAGAGCAGGTACGCACTAGATCGACAAGAAGAATCGGATATTTCCGCTGTGACCTCTGCGACCACACTTAGTGGCGGCGAGGAGGACAACAACAAGTCTCATTTTAGTTTTCAGTCCGAGCAGACGTCTACAATGACGGTGACAGTTTATCCAGTACAGTCGGGTCAGCGCTCAGAATACGCAGAGCTTCAAA CTGCAGACAACGACAACTTGCGCTCGAACACAGATACGGAGTTTATACCTGCCAGCATGGCAAAGTTACAACTTAAGACTAGTAAATCAAATACTGCAACCACTACTGGCATCACTTCTACGCCAACCATGGCCGGCCCAACATCAGCTGCCGGTAAATCAACGACTCAAAAGCATTCGCCCAACACTTCAGGTGCATCCTCATCGGCTACATCGACACCCACACACCATTCATACACACAGCCACAACAAACACAACGACAACAGTATCAAAAACAACAGCAtacacagcaacagcaacaaccacaaagAAAAACTGGCACCAACACATGCACAGTGGCGAATGTACAAGCCGGTGTAGGCGGCGGTGCTGGCGGTAGTAATAGTCCATCAATAACTCAGAGCAACGCTACAGTTAAGGTGTTCCAAAAGAAGGGTCGCAAGGCGTCGAAGCGCGAAAAGAAGCTCAATAAACAGTGTGAGGTTAATAGCCAACGCGCGAATGCAGCAACACTAAGCAGCagtagcaacagcagcagcagcaacaataacaataacaatagtatTAGTAATAATAGCGATGGTGGCGGTACCGGCACCGGCGGCGTCGGCTTCGGTggcagtagcagcagcagcagcaacaacaaaagtataTTAAACAATgccaataataattttaataataatttagcaACTAAaaatatgacaacaacaacggcaacgtcaacaacaacaacccaaATCCCGACTGATATAATTAATGCAAATAGTTCTAGCGATAACGGTAATTTAAGAGAAACGACAACatcaaatttacaacaacaacaacattcacATCAACACGCACTACAACAATGTAGCGGCAGTGTGACGAAAAGCGGGAGTCTAACACGTGACACACcaacgccaacaaacacaaaaa gtgactccctaacGGACCTACATCAAGTGGCCGAACGTGCTTCGCCTGCGCccacaacacaacaacaaccaacgaAACAGCAAGTTGCAGCGCTGCTAGAAGCACCCGGACAACAATTGCAATTCCTGAATAGCTCGTCGTCAGCATGCGAAGATGAGGAGGAAATGAGCACACGCCTGCAAATGCAGTTGGAACAAGATGCTGCTGGAGCAGCGAACAATGTACAAGACATTCGgttcggtgatttcgccgaggaGAAAGACCCACAGAGTCCGGCATCGCCAACAACAAATGTggcacagcaacagcaacaacaaacgcagcAATCACAACCTGCCGAAGCTAGTTCAACACAAAAAGATATGCCACAAGCTAAAACAGTTTCTTCGAAGGATACCGTCGACTGTATGCTAAATGCCAGCACGACAACGCTCTTGAAGCAGAACAGCGTACAGAATACACGTGTCGCCCTGAAAGCGCTAAACGCAAACAAAACGAATATCAACACACCAGCGAGCGCGCCAGTTAGCGTTGTTTCTCCGCCAAAGCCGCTTAGATACACAATAGATGAACTGAAGGCGCTCTCAAAGTCGAGCGAGGCGCGTAAGCCGCCAATGGTGTCGTGTCAGCGCGGCGATTGCATTTCTCAATTATTTGTTTCGCGTCAGCAACATCATCATTTGACACATCACGCACACAATATGTCCTCACTGGCGCTGCACCAGCatctgcagcagcagcaatatcaaCACATGAACTTCAATGAATCGCTGGAGTTGGTCAGCGGTAAGCGAGGACGCAGCGGCCAGGCGAAGAAACATCACGATCACCAATCGGGCGGGGGTGCTATGAGCGGTGTGCTTAGCGTGGCGGCCGCAGGCGTCAGCGGTGCTATGGTTGTGGGTGGCTTGGGCGGTGTTATGAGCGCTCAACAGCAGCGTAAAGTTGACTTTATACGCGTGCAGTTGTCGCTGAAGGAGGAGATAAAGCTGTCCGAGTGTGAGAATGCCTGGCAGCCGGAAACATTGCGCAGCAAATCGAATAACGTATCACCGTCGGGAGCCAATGATGACATTGATGCCGTGCTGAAGAAGGTACGTGGCGTGTTGAACAAGCTGACGCCAGACAACTTCGACGTACTGCTCAAATCGATGACCTGCATCACCATGAATACACAGGAAAAAATGCAACAA GTGATGCTGTTAATATTCGAAAAAACCGTTAGTGAACCAAATTTCGCGCCCACATACGCCAAATTCTGCAAAGTGCTTTTCCAAAGCAAAACCGAGAGCAAATCGCTCTTCTCGAGCCTACTGATCAACCGAATTCAACACGAATTCGAAACAAATGTGAACAATGCCGATGCAAAAAAGCTGAAATTGCAACCGCTAGTCGATAAGCTAGAGATTTGCGAAGATTCGAAAGAGCGGCTGGAACTACAGGCCGAATTGGAGGATCAAGAGTACCAATTTCGACGTCGTGCTTGGGGCACCGTACGTTTTATTGGTGAAATGTTTAAACAGCAGTCACTAACCAATGATCGTGTGTTCATGTGCATCGAATCGCTACTGGAACACGGCTCCGAAGAGAAGCTAGAGTACATGTGTAAGTTACTCACCACCGTTGGACATCTGCTGGAATCAGCCGATAATGCCAACAATGCGCGAATGGATAAAATCTTTCGCCGAATACAGGACATCATAAATAAATCGCGCAGCAATAAGTCCGGCGCTGTGAGCAGCCATTTCAAGATTAGCAGTCGCGTGCGCTTCATGATGCAGGATGTCATGGACTTGCGCGCACGCACCTGGGATCATCAGCTGTCGcaaacacagcaacaacagatgtcacaacaacaacaacaacagcagcagcaaaacaCACAGAAGCGTACAGCGATTGGTGCCAAACAGGATGACAAAATGCAGAGCGGCATCggtggcggcggtggcggcggcAACATGTACGATAAAAGCAATCGGCTAGGGAACTacggcggcagcagcagcatcgGGGGTAACATGGGCGGTGGCAGCGGCAATCAGGGCAACCGACACTACTTTCAAAAATCACAAAAGTCACAGCAATTTATGCAACAGCATGAGCAACAGAAACTAAATATCGATCCGAACAAATTGAAATTCACCAGCGATGAGGTAACACAAAGCACACCGAAACTTGGCAACTCAATCAACTACCAATGGCGTTCGTCTGGACGTCAAACCGCGTCCAGCGGTAGCAGTAATACACCCGCAACATTGCTGAGCCtaagcacgacgaatgcgtcgAACGGCAGCGGTTTCAAGCGTCAAACCGCCACGTTAAGCGGCGCAAATGCAACGACAATGTCACCAATGGCCAACAATCCATTTCAGGCGCTCGATAGACCGGAAAAGATGTACGAGCAAAGCGCAAGTGAGGCATCATCACCGCAGGAACCGAAAGACATACAATACGCTTTGGAAAATCTGGATTTGCAGGACCTGAGTAAAAACGAATGCCAAAAACTGCTCAACCGGCTGATCGAGGAGCTATTGGATGCGAGCAGCAGTCGCAGCAGCAACGCCAGCAATAGTTGGCAACAAGAGGCGGTCAACGAGTGGTGCCAACTCAATCGCCGCCAACAGAAATCATTGCTCAACTATATATTCACCGACTATCTGCACTTGACAACCGTGAAGCGTGCGCAACGCAAAGCCTGCGCCGCCATCTTCGTGCATTTGATGCGCACCAAAGTGTGCGAACCGCAACTGTTCAATGTGGTCTACAAAGAGTTGGCCGACGAACTGCCCGATCTGCAGGTCGACGTGCCCAACCTCTGGACGTACGTATTCGAATTTATCGGTCCACTATTGCACGAACAACTTTTGCATTTCACTGACATTTGGCTGCCACAATGGTCGGCCGACGAACACTTCACGAAACGTTTCCTACATGCGCTCATCACCTACTTCACCACAGAATTTGGCGCCACTTACACGCGCGAACTCTGGAATAAGGTGTTCAAATTGGATCATGGCCAACAATTTATGAGCGATAATGCGCAATGGCGCGAATTCATCAACACGCATGGCTTTCAGTATATACACGATCGTACATACAAGCCACCGCAGCAGCCGGCTACGTCCACGTCGACACATCCCGCTGCCATAGTGGAGCAAGTGATGCGCATTGAGTATTTATTGAATGCGGTGAATGGCTGCGATCTAGCCATCGACTATATAAATACGAATgtgcacataaacacacacttTATACGCAGCCTTACGAAATTCCTCTGCTGTGATTATGCAACTGTGATGCCAACGTCGACTTCGGAACTAAGTAGTAGCACGAGCCGCTTACGGCAATTGGACACAGAACTGTTCCGACACAAGTGCATACCGTTGCTAAGACGTTGCCTAGACGGTCTCGAAACGCATGAGCTGGCCTGCCTTGACGCCATCGTTGACGCGCTGCAACAAAATTACGACGCACCAACTGCCAATCAGCTGATATGTAGTGTATTCGATTTGATTTACGACAGCGAAGTGATACCGAAAGAATCCTTCGACAAGTGGTATCGTGCCGAGCAGCAAAGTGCCGCTAAAGAAGCGAATGTGTCGAATAGCAACGCGCTGTACTCAGCGGCGGTAGCTGGTCTAGCGACAGCCGCCAGCAAAGCGAGCAACAATGGCGGTGCGCGGCTGAATGAAGAACTACACGCTTACATGGAGAAACTGCTCTAG